The genomic DNA AAATAATCTCGAAAATTTACCGTTAGGTTATATTCCCGCCGAGCAACTTACAAGTAATGCTAAACCGAGCAGCGATATTTATGCGCTTGGCTTGATTGCCATTCTAGCGCTTACTGGCCTGGAACCAACGCAACTCAATTTAGATCTTGATACTCGCGAGGTGATTTGGAAAGACCTCGTGCCAGTCAGCGACAAGCTTGTTTCTATCATTAACAAGATGGTGCGCTACGACTTCCAAGACCGCTACCAATCCGCATCTGATGTGTTGCGATCGCTATCAAATATGCCTGTAATAAATCAACAACCAGAAAAGAAAAGCCTCACCTTTAAAGTTCCCAATTTTAAGCTCAAAATTCCTAAGTCTTTTTTTGTTAGAGGCATGGGATTGGGTATTGCCGCTAATAGTATCGTTGTCGCTGGCGGGATGTATACTCTTTCCCAAGTTTCTACATCGGAAGGGGGGACAGATGTTTTATACAAGGCAACGGAAGAATACCAGACGGGGGATTTAAAGCAAGCGATCGCTTTAGCTCAATCTATTCCCTCCACCAGTCCTGCCTATCCTGAAGCACAGGTTGCATTGCGCGAGTGGCGCCACAACTGGAATATTGCCGCCGCTGAATTCATGGCAGCTGAAAAGGCATTTAATGAAGGTCGTTGGTTAGATGTGCTTCAGGAGGCTCGTCAGATTCCAGATATTTACTTTTGGAATCAAAAAGTAGAAGTCCTTGTCGAGCAAGCGAAACCCAACCTTGAAGCGGAAGCTCAAGAGCTTTTACAAAAAGCCTACTCTCGCGCTTCGCTGAAAGATTTTAGTGGCGCTCTCCAATATCTTAAACAAATTCCCAACGATACTCCCAGTGGAGTTTTAGTTGAACAAAAGCTGTCTGAGTACACGGAAAAGCAACGCATCAAAGCAGATTACTTATTACAGCAAGCTTACAATCGTGCGGAACTAAAAGACTTTACTGGCGCTATACGCTTCATTAAACAGATTCCTGAAGGAACGACTGCCTATGCTAAAGTGAAACCCAAGATTGCTGAGTACAGCGAACAGCAACTTCTGCAAGCTAAATCCGAAAAGGATACAATGTCAAACGCTACATATCGGTCAGGTATCCAACAACAATCGCGGCGTCGCGAGGTTAGAACAATCCGCGATATTAACCCTGGTACCCGCCTTCAAGAAATTAACGCTAAATCCCATATGTAGAATTGAGGAGTGTTATTCTTCACAAAAAATTCTCGATTTACCAGGACGCGATCGCTATTCCTCAATCCCGTCTTCCGCATCTTCTGTAGTATGGTCATTTAATGGAATAATCTGCCGCAGTATGTTGCCATCTATCTCACTTAAACGGTTTTTCAGCTTGCTTTCTATACCTTCTCTTAAAGCCTCCAATAATGATTCTACAGATTGACACTTTTGCTTTAATATCAAAGTTTGCACGGCTAACGGTACTCCATCAGGTTCTCTAGTAAAACATCCAGCTGATAAAAACGCTAAAAGAGAGTTTTTTATTGATTGTTGGTTTACTTGTTTCCCCAGAATATTTACTAACTTTTCTATTTTTTCTCCCAGGGTCTCGCTTTGAAAAGGATTTTTGGCGAGGTAGCGAGCTACTTGTCTTAAATCTTCTGGCGAAGGCGGTTTAAATATGGGATGTCCGGTAGAAAGAATAGCTAGGTATGTTTCAACAGAATGAACCTCCTCGATATCTGAACTAATGTATGCTAAAGATGCATTGGAGTCTGTTGGCGTAATGCCTCTAATTAATAATTTGCTGGGTTCATTTTGGGCAAGGTAAAATTTGGTTCCCTCACAAACAGCAGTTAAAAATGGTTTCAATGTTAAAAAGCCTGCTTGTCTATATTTTTCATCAAAGTCTGGTATTTTAGTTTTGAGGATTTGATGCACCCTGGGCATAAGTATGCCCTCTTGTATAAGGCGCGTGTTATATTCTGTATCTGCCTCAATTGAGTGCAAAACTTCTTTAGTCTGAGTAATGATTTCTTCTGAACGGCGATCGCGTACCTTGGGTGGAGTACTGCTATTATCTTCTCGCTCCTCTAAACTATTTATTGATGCTTCTTCTTGCTCTCTTTGTTTAGGATTTGGTATCAGTACAAAGGCATCACAAACAGCTTCTAATATAGGATTTATTGCTTCTCTATATGCACATCCAACTACAGTTTTTCCATACTGGTGCAGTTTGTTGGCTAACGATGCAAAAGCCCCAT from Microcoleus sp. FACHB-831 includes the following:
- a CDS encoding serine/threonine-protein kinase yields the protein MLLKERYQIVSVLSAGAFGQTYIALDTHRADNPKCVVKHIKPAGEDRRYFTSLSHRVRAETETLKKLGHHEQIPTLLDCFDYAQQFYLVLELIEGHPLSEEMPLSQRCNKRWSEERVVGLLREVLTILEFVHGEGIMHSDLKPDNLIRRAGDNKLCLIDFGAAQQIDKDFELALSGCYERPLDATKNNLENLPLGYIPAEQLTSNAKPSSDIYALGLIAILALTGLEPTQLNLDLDTREVIWKDLVPVSDKLVSIINKMVRYDFQDRYQSASDVLRSLSNMPVINQQPEKKSLTFKVPNFKLKIPKSFFVRGMGLGIAANSIVVAGGMYTLSQVSTSEGGTDVLYKATEEYQTGDLKQAIALAQSIPSTSPAYPEAQVALREWRHNWNIAAAEFMAAEKAFNEGRWLDVLQEARQIPDIYFWNQKVEVLVEQAKPNLEAEAQELLQKAYSRASLKDFSGALQYLKQIPNDTPSGVLVEQKLSEYTEKQRIKADYLLQQAYNRAELKDFTGAIRFIKQIPEGTTAYAKVKPKIAEYSEQQLLQAKSEKDTMSNATYRSGIQQQSRRREVRTIRDINPGTRLQEINAKSHM